From Bacillus sp. 2205SS5-2:
CCATAAATAATGCACTATTATTATCAGCCACAGCTCTGTCCATTGCTTGAACCGTTTTTAATGGATTCAATATCGAGGATACAATCAAGTGTGAAGTAACCAAACCTATCACTAACACTCCGAAAATTGCTAAGGAAACCTTCTTCTTTTTAGACATAGGCCTCCTTGGTTGTATTTTTTCAGCTCCCTTCGTTCCACAAGCTTGACAAAAAGCCTGTTCATTTTCCAGAGGTGCACCACATTCTGCACAGTATTTCAAATAAACAGCCCCCTTTCCTTCAGTAAAAATAACAAACTTAGGAATAATTTGCTATTTAATGATTCTATTATACCAAACCTTTTGTCTGATTTGGTCGGTTTTTGCCATTTAATGTTGAGCTCTTGAAGGATATATACAACCATGATTAAAAAATTTTTTAATCGGGACAGAGGGCTCACATACCAGGCGCACCCAAAAAGCCTCTTCACCAAAGCATAGAGGGCTTCAAATCTAACCGTGAAAAATTGCTGTAAACAAGCTTTTTAGGATAGTGACTAGGCACCAAATATGTCATATCTCTTTTGTTATTGCAGTAGCTATTAAGCGTTTATAGGTTTCGTAATATAGTCCACGATTCGTTGTTAAAAAATACTTTTTATCATAAAGCTCCTTAAAACATATAAAATCTTCACTATCGCGTTCGGCTGCACCTTGCATGAGCATACCCTTTTAGACAATCTATATTTCTATCTGCTAAAACATTCAACCAATCTATTGTATGGAAGTTTCTGACATGTCACTTAGATGATTTCATGTTTTCACCTACTTAAATAATGATAGTAAAATTAACATTTCGCAGGTTTGCTTTGGTGCCTACCCGATTATACAAGGTGCGACTTAACATCCATTCTTTCTTTGGCAACGATAACCAATTTCAATCCACACACCTATATAAGGTGCGACCCATTAGTGTTGAATTAATTGATTTGATATTTGTCAAGACTTTGGGTTTAAAAAGATAAATGTATTTTATTGTTATTTATGGGATTTTAAAGTCTTTATGGACATAAAAAAAACCCCTTATAATTAGGGTTGGTAGTTCTCATCCAAATCCCTAATTATAAGGAGAAATCCATGGATAAGAATACCACAAAATCCACAATAAATGAACTAGTAAATGTTTTAAGCGAAAAGAAATTTTTACAGATTATTAACGTGCCGGATGTTGATCGCTATGTCAAAAAGTTAACTGCCTATAGATTTTTTCAACTCTTTGTTATTGCCCAATTGAATGAATTGAGAAGTTTAAATCGTTTGGCGAAAAAGGCAAAAAACAAGAAAGAACTTCAACTTTTTATTGAGATTGACACCATAGGTGCTTCTCAACTTTCTCGAAAGCAGGGTTCTCTTTCTCCTGATTCGTTTGAAAAGGTTTTTCATCATCTTGTCTTTAAGATCCAAGGAAAGGTTAATAAAAACCATCCTATTTTTCGTGATATTGGTCGCCTTCATGTGATTGATTCCTCTACGATGACCATGAGTTTTAGTGAATACCCTTGGGCAACTTACCAGAAGACAAAGGCAGGGGTTCGACTCCATTTACGCGTGGTCGTAACGAAAGAACTCACCGTTCCGGATAAGGCTGTTTTATTACCTGCGACACACTCCGATCGATCACAAATGGAGGAACTAATCGAAATCGATTCCGACGCCATTCAATTATTTGATCGAGGGTACAATGATTATAAACAGTATGATCGTCTTTGTGATCATGGTATTCGATTCATTACCCGATTAAAGAAAAATGCCAAGGTTGAAGTGCTGAATGAACGTGTGCCTGATCCAGAAAATCATATTTTTCAAGATCAAGAAGTTTATTTAGGTGATGTTCAAAATGACACGAAAATGCAAAATTCCTTGCGTCTTATTCGCACCAAAGATAGCGAAGAAAACGAAATCATCCTCTTAACCAACTGTTTCGAATTATCGGCTAAAGAAGTAGGTAATTTGTATCGTTATCGTTGGAAAATAGAGACCTTTTTTAAGTGGATGAAACAACATCTGAAAATCAAAACGTTCTATGGAAAGAGTCAAAATGCCGTTTATACTCAAATTTGGATCGCTTTAATTACGTATTGCTTACAAGTTTTATTGCAATTGAAATTACACCATGAGGGTCCACTACTTGATATCAAAACAACCCTTCAGGACCTCCTTTTCGATCCTATAGAAGTATTCATTCGTTCTCTCTTTCGAAAACCTACAAGAGATTCAAAAGGTCGAAAAAAGTATGACTGGGAGAAGGAATTTCAGTTCATTGTAAGGCAATTCGAGGAAGGGAAGGTGATTCATTTAGATTCCCTAACCTACGATTCGATGTTCTAAACGTACGAAACAATAACAATTTACAAAATGTGGATGAGGGCTACCGAACAT
This genomic window contains:
- a CDS encoding IS4 family transposase gives rise to the protein MDKNTTKSTINELVNVLSEKKFLQIINVPDVDRYVKKLTAYRFFQLFVIAQLNELRSLNRLAKKAKNKKELQLFIEIDTIGASQLSRKQGSLSPDSFEKVFHHLVFKIQGKVNKNHPIFRDIGRLHVIDSSTMTMSFSEYPWATYQKTKAGVRLHLRVVVTKELTVPDKAVLLPATHSDRSQMEELIEIDSDAIQLFDRGYNDYKQYDRLCDHGIRFITRLKKNAKVEVLNERVPDPENHIFQDQEVYLGDVQNDTKMQNSLRLIRTKDSEENEIILLTNCFELSAKEVGNLYRYRWKIETFFKWMKQHLKIKTFYGKSQNAVYTQIWIALITYCLQVLLQLKLHHEGPLLDIKTTLQDLLFDPIEVFIRSLFRKPTRDSKGRKKYDWEKEFQFIVRQFEEGKVIHLDSLTYDSMF